The following are from one region of the Heterodontus francisci isolate sHetFra1 chromosome 34, sHetFra1.hap1, whole genome shotgun sequence genome:
- the LOC137348703 gene encoding G-protein coupled receptor 15-like gives MAVADLLVVIIDPILIWIVSNYFRDSFLRITPVCSLIIFLSAAATVVSVWLTVTFTFDRFVAICCGKLKTKYCTGKTAALIVGTVSVLGCLVSLPWFFTREQQAIIDNVPMGCATKLSFYISPAWAAFQLLHLILAPCAPFFLIFLLNVLTVRCILVSSKIRRGFRGHSNGQNHKDPEMENRRKSIILLFSISGSFMLLWVTWVLYNIYARIADVRHYHSYTDPRFITDHTSKMLQLLSSCTNTCIYVVSQTKFRDELKHAVKYPLNLIVKLVKS, from the coding sequence atggcagtggctgatctcttgGTCGTTATCATTGATCCCATATTGATTTGGATTGTTTCAAATTATTTccgagattcattcctgagaattactcccgtgTGTAGTCTTATTATCTTTCTGAGTGCTGCAGCCACGgtggtttctgtctggctcacagtcactttcacctttgatcgatttgtagccatttgttgtgggaagctgaaaacaaaatattgcaccgggaAAACGGCGGCTTTGATTGTAgggacagtgagtgtgctgggctgtttagtgtcTCTGCCCTGGTTCTTTACACGGGAACAACAggccattattgataatgttccaatgGGTTGTGCtactaaactgagcttctatatTTCTCCAGCATGGGCCGCATTTCAATTGCTTCACCTCATTTTAGCTCCTTGTGCCCCATtctttctgatttttctgctcaatgttctgacggtcagatgTATTTTAGTAAGCAGTAaaatccgcaggggattccggggtcaCAGCAATGgacagaatcacaaggacccagagatggagaatcgaagaaaatccattattttactcttcagtatatccggcagttttatgctGCTATGGGTGACCTGGGTTTTGTATAACATTTATGCACGAATTGCAGATGTTCGGCATTATCACTCCTACACTGATCCTcgctttatcacagatcacacatcaaagatgctgcagcttctcagttcctgcaccaatacCTGTATTTATGTTGTgagccagactaaattcagagatgaGCTGAAGcacgcggtgaaataccctctcaatctcattgttaaattagtgaaatcatag